The following are encoded in a window of Thermoproteota archaeon genomic DNA:
- the acs gene encoding acetate--CoA ligase, protein MAETFNIGLGNNDTQTRKRAEFDFTSFWAEQAKKLDWFEDWDVTLDWNPPFAKWFVGGKINASYNALDVHQKTKSKKTAIFWEGEDGTSRNITYEEMWITVQKFANALKSLGVKKGDRVTIYLPMVPELPISMLACARIGATHTVVFSGFSATSLADRIEDSKSKIVITADGGFRRGSVVELKSVVDEAITNNDSVQNVIVLERTKTPIQKNPRDLLWSDLLESSSADCPAEKLDSTHPLFILYTSGTTGKPKGVLHGTGGYLTHIHSTFGWAFDIKDSDVFFCTADIGWVTGHSYVAYGPLLHGATQVIYEGAPDYPSPSRMWEILQKYKVTIFYTTPTALRMFMKFGDDIPNSFDLSSLRLLGTVGEPINPEVWKWYYKTIGKQKCPIIDTWWQTETGGMLISPLPGLETIPLKPGSGTLPIPGVDIAVVNEEGNDVKPNTKGYLIIRKPWPGMLLTLWGDDTKYQTVYWSKYKNCYYPGDYAIKDEDGYFWLLGRADDVLKVAGHRIGTAELESSIVAHHDVAESAVCGIPDTIKGEVIIAFVVLKEGISKSHDTLRKEIVSEIRNGVGPIATPEQIYFVSKLPKTRSGKIMRRLLKAIASKEKIGDVSTLEDGAAVNEVQSAFDELQKSINKN, encoded by the coding sequence ATGGCTGAGACATTTAACATTGGTCTTGGAAATAACGACACTCAAACACGTAAACGAGCCGAATTTGATTTTACTTCTTTTTGGGCAGAACAGGCAAAGAAACTGGATTGGTTTGAAGACTGGGATGTTACACTTGACTGGAATCCTCCATTTGCAAAATGGTTTGTTGGAGGAAAAATTAATGCATCGTACAATGCGTTAGACGTTCATCAAAAGACCAAATCCAAAAAGACTGCAATTTTTTGGGAGGGCGAAGATGGAACTTCAAGAAATATCACCTATGAGGAGATGTGGATTACGGTTCAAAAATTTGCAAATGCCCTAAAATCACTTGGCGTCAAAAAAGGTGATAGAGTCACAATTTACTTGCCAATGGTGCCTGAATTACCAATATCCATGCTTGCATGTGCAAGAATTGGGGCAACTCACACTGTAGTCTTTTCTGGGTTTTCTGCAACGTCTCTTGCAGACAGAATTGAGGACTCTAAATCAAAGATTGTAATTACTGCTGATGGTGGTTTTAGAAGAGGCTCTGTTGTTGAGCTAAAATCTGTAGTTGATGAGGCAATTACAAATAATGACTCTGTTCAAAATGTCATCGTTTTAGAGAGAACAAAAACTCCCATCCAAAAAAATCCTAGAGATTTACTATGGAGTGATCTGTTAGAGTCCTCATCAGCCGACTGTCCTGCTGAAAAACTAGACAGCACTCATCCTCTGTTTATTCTATACACTTCTGGCACTACTGGAAAACCCAAGGGAGTTCTGCATGGAACTGGGGGGTATCTTACTCACATTCACTCTACATTTGGGTGGGCATTTGACATCAAAGACTCTGATGTCTTTTTCTGTACTGCTGATATTGGATGGGTTACAGGACACAGCTATGTTGCATATGGTCCCTTGTTACATGGGGCAACTCAAGTAATCTATGAGGGTGCACCTGATTATCCATCTCCATCACGAATGTGGGAGATTCTACAAAAATACAAAGTTACAATATTTTACACCACTCCTACTGCATTGAGAATGTTTATGAAATTTGGAGATGACATCCCAAATTCTTTTGATCTTTCTTCTTTGAGATTACTTGGAACTGTAGGTGAGCCAATTAATCCTGAAGTTTGGAAGTGGTACTACAAAACTATTGGAAAGCAAAAATGTCCAATCATTGATACATGGTGGCAAACTGAAACTGGCGGTATGCTTATCTCTCCGTTGCCTGGTCTAGAAACTATTCCGCTAAAACCTGGTTCTGGAACCTTACCAATTCCAGGAGTTGACATTGCAGTTGTTAATGAAGAAGGCAACGATGTAAAACCAAACACAAAAGGATACTTGATAATTCGCAAACCTTGGCCTGGAATGCTACTGACTCTTTGGGGTGATGATACAAAATATCAAACAGTCTATTGGTCAAAATACAAAAACTGTTACTATCCTGGGGATTATGCGATAAAAGATGAGGATGGATACTTTTGGTTGCTTGGACGAGCAGATGACGTCCTCAAAGTTGCAGGACATAGAATTGGTACTGCTGAGCTTGAGAGCAGCATAGTTGCACACCATGATGTAGCTGAATCTGCCGTATGTGGAATTCCAGATACAATAAAGGGTGAGGTAATCATTGCATTTGTTGTCCTAAAAGAAGGAATTTCAAAATCACACGATACATTGAGAAAAGAGATAGTATCTGAGATTCGAAATGGAGTAGGGCCTATTGCTACTCCTGAGCAGATTTACTTTGTTTCAAAATTACCAAAGACTCGCAGTGGGAAAATCATGCGTAGATTACTAAAGGCAATAGCTAGTAAGGAGAAGATCGGCGATGTAAGTACCCTTGAGGATGGGGCCGCAGTAAATGAAGTTCAATCAGCATTTGATGAGCTTCAAAAATCAATTAACAAAAATTAA
- a CDS encoding glycosyltransferase family 2 protein, producing MAQETQVSIIIPTYNESQNIKQILKSIGEHIPKNVLTEAIVVDDNSPDGTGKIVEDYWKSIKGFTNYTINVIHRKAKEGLSSAVLNGIQQARGETIVVMDSDFSHPPSLIPKMIESIKSQYDLVVASRYTKGGRIQGWSIKRKLMSKIATKIAKSGLGVDAQDPMSGFFAFRKNIINGLKFDTKGYKMLLEILVKRRGVKIHEIPYTFIDREFGSSKLGTSTILNYLRDVWKLYRFGKPERVNEKRASVKFLSKAARFFTVGASGLAVNFIASLLFASGPSELWYLHANMIGIALSMTSNFVLNKAWTFGDRDFGIKRTLTQYGKFVAFSSFGALVQLGMVFYLVDSNGLSYPIALILAVITAAFSNFILNKRWTFREKVWA from the coding sequence ATGGCTCAGGAAACGCAAGTATCAATCATTATTCCAACTTATAATGAATCGCAAAACATTAAACAAATTCTAAAGTCCATTGGCGAGCATATCCCAAAAAATGTGCTAACTGAAGCAATCGTAGTTGATGATAATTCACCGGATGGTACTGGTAAAATTGTCGAGGACTATTGGAAGTCAATTAAGGGTTTTACAAATTATACAATAAATGTGATTCATAGAAAAGCAAAAGAAGGATTAAGCTCTGCAGTCTTAAACGGAATCCAGCAAGCGAGAGGAGAAACCATCGTAGTAATGGATAGTGATTTTTCTCACCCACCAAGCTTGATTCCAAAAATGATAGAATCAATAAAATCACAATATGATTTAGTTGTCGCATCACGATACACCAAAGGTGGCAGAATTCAAGGTTGGTCAATCAAAAGAAAGCTTATGAGCAAAATTGCAACAAAGATTGCAAAATCAGGACTTGGAGTTGATGCACAAGATCCAATGTCAGGATTCTTTGCATTTAGAAAAAACATCATTAACGGATTAAAATTTGATACAAAAGGTTACAAAATGCTCTTAGAAATTTTGGTTAAACGAAGAGGAGTAAAAATTCATGAAATTCCTTACACGTTTATTGATAGAGAATTTGGCTCAAGCAAGCTTGGTACATCTACAATTTTGAATTATCTTCGTGATGTTTGGAAGCTATACCGATTTGGAAAACCAGAAAGAGTCAATGAAAAGAGAGCATCAGTAAAATTCCTCTCAAAAGCTGCGAGGTTTTTCACTGTTGGAGCATCAGGACTTGCAGTAAACTTTATCGCATCACTCTTGTTTGCAAGTGGCCCATCAGAGCTTTGGTATCTTCATGCAAACATGATTGGAATTGCATTATCCATGACATCAAACTTTGTTCTTAACAAAGCATGGACATTTGGAGATAGGGACTTTGGAATAAAGAGAACATTAACGCAATATGGCAAGTTTGTTGCATTTAGCTCATTTGGTGCACTAGTTCAGCTTGGAATGGTGTTTTATCTTGTAGACAGTAATGGATTATCATATCCAATTGCACTGATATTAGCTGTAATTACTGCTGCATTTAGCAACTTTATTCTAAATAAGAGATGGACCTTTAGAGAAAAAGTCTGGGCTTAA
- a CDS encoding NAD-dependent succinate-semialdehyde dehydrogenase, with amino-acid sequence MSQAQNVTTINPATGEELATYETISKDQVTHIIKKSKDAFREWKKDWKRRTEILQIVSQELRKQSNKLAEVATKEMGKPIKESRSELIKCSWAMEFYADNGQVFLNDEVLNTDARKSIIAFEPLGVIGSIMPWNFPYWQALRFAAPSLAAGNTIVLKPASATLQCGIEIENILAEAGVPSGVFQTAVGNSSVAGHILDSDVSGITFTGSTEVGIKVGQKAAGGLKKCVLELGGSDPFIVCSDADVDKAAEGAVKGRFINCGQSCVASKRFFVAKNVADSFIEKFVKNTEKLKVGDPLSEDTDIGPLVNKGGLETIDEQVDDARKHNAQILTGGERIGDKGFFYKPTIVGGVTKEMKVGYEETFGPVAAITVVEDERNAIKYANDTCFGLGASLWTQDLVKADKYSRLIESGMVSVNNVLVSDPRIPFGGVKKSGFGRELSRYGMLEFVNMKSIRYYDQLVRTHFVE; translated from the coding sequence ATGAGTCAAGCGCAAAACGTTACTACAATTAATCCAGCCACTGGAGAAGAACTAGCAACATATGAAACAATTTCAAAGGATCAAGTTACACATATCATTAAAAAATCAAAAGATGCTTTTCGAGAATGGAAGAAGGACTGGAAGAGAAGAACGGAAATCTTACAGATAGTCTCCCAGGAATTAAGAAAGCAATCTAACAAGCTAGCTGAAGTTGCTACAAAGGAAATGGGAAAGCCAATCAAAGAATCACGTTCTGAATTAATAAAATGTTCTTGGGCAATGGAGTTTTACGCAGATAATGGTCAGGTCTTTCTTAATGATGAAGTCCTAAACACAGATGCGCGAAAAAGTATCATTGCATTTGAGCCATTAGGAGTAATTGGCAGCATCATGCCATGGAACTTTCCTTATTGGCAAGCTCTTAGATTTGCAGCACCTTCACTTGCTGCAGGAAATACAATTGTCCTAAAGCCAGCTAGTGCAACATTACAGTGTGGTATAGAAATAGAAAACATTCTTGCTGAAGCTGGTGTACCATCAGGAGTATTTCAGACTGCAGTTGGAAATTCGTCAGTTGCAGGACACATATTGGATTCAGATGTTTCAGGTATTACATTTACCGGTAGTACTGAAGTTGGAATCAAAGTAGGTCAGAAAGCAGCTGGAGGATTAAAGAAATGTGTTCTTGAGCTTGGAGGAAGTGATCCTTTCATAGTTTGTAGTGATGCAGATGTGGACAAAGCAGCAGAAGGTGCAGTAAAGGGACGTTTCATTAACTGTGGCCAAAGCTGTGTTGCATCCAAAAGATTCTTTGTTGCAAAAAATGTTGCAGACAGTTTCATTGAAAAGTTTGTAAAAAATACTGAAAAGCTAAAGGTCGGGGACCCATTATCTGAAGACACAGATATCGGGCCACTGGTTAACAAAGGAGGTCTTGAAACAATAGATGAGCAAGTTGATGATGCAAGAAAACATAACGCACAAATTTTGACTGGTGGAGAAAGAATTGGAGATAAAGGATTCTTCTACAAGCCAACAATTGTTGGTGGAGTTACAAAAGAGATGAAGGTAGGATACGAGGAAACCTTTGGACCAGTTGCCGCAATCACAGTAGTGGAAGATGAAAGAAATGCAATCAAGTATGCTAATGATACATGCTTTGGATTAGGTGCAAGTCTTTGGACACAGGATCTTGTAAAGGCAGACAAGTATTCTAGATTAATTGAATCAGGAATGGTCTCAGTTAACAACGTTCTAGTCTCTGATCCACGAATTCCATTTGGAGGAGTAAAAAAGAGCGGTTTTGGACGAGAGCTGTCAAGATATGGAATGCTAGAGTTTGTCAACATGAAATCAATTAGATATTATGACCAGCTAGTTAGGACTCATTTTGTAGAGTAA
- a CDS encoding dienelactone hydrolase family protein, with translation MIMKSLVLVIALSIIFSAVPLSYSQSIAYFPPPMKQIQDGVLPSSITCTEGLELIFKLSNGSPACVKPSSVVILLERGWGAHSLPDVVPDAIQNSDETKYGEYKVTTSMVNYDEYSGFLAKPTSSESFPGVILIHEWWGLNENIKDTAEKLASYGYVVLAVDLFDGSVATNAQTAMAQVSAFDQEKAIMNMNSAVEYLKTSNDAQMIGSIGWCFGGAQSLNLALENPEVDATVIYYGRLVTDSDSLSVLSAPVLGIFGELDQGIPPSVVNEFESALDSLEVPNDIYIYPNVDHAFANPTGERYAPEEADDAWDKTLEFLESNLKL, from the coding sequence ATCATTATGAAGAGTCTTGTTCTAGTTATTGCACTTTCAATAATTTTTAGTGCCGTCCCACTATCCTATTCTCAATCAATTGCATACTTTCCACCGCCAATGAAACAAATTCAAGATGGAGTGTTACCATCAAGCATTACTTGCACTGAGGGATTAGAATTAATCTTCAAACTATCTAATGGTAGCCCTGCATGTGTAAAACCTTCTAGTGTAGTAATATTGTTAGAGCGTGGTTGGGGTGCTCATTCATTACCTGATGTAGTCCCAGATGCAATTCAAAATTCTGATGAGACAAAATACGGAGAATACAAAGTTACAACCAGTATGGTAAACTATGATGAATACTCTGGATTCCTTGCAAAACCAACTTCATCTGAATCATTTCCTGGAGTAATTCTAATTCATGAATGGTGGGGCCTAAATGAAAACATCAAAGATACTGCAGAAAAACTTGCATCATATGGATATGTGGTTTTAGCAGTTGACCTCTTTGATGGAAGTGTAGCTACCAATGCTCAAACTGCAATGGCTCAGGTAAGTGCGTTTGACCAAGAAAAGGCAATCATGAACATGAATTCTGCAGTAGAGTATCTTAAGACATCAAATGATGCTCAAATGATTGGTTCTATTGGTTGGTGCTTTGGTGGTGCACAGTCACTAAACCTTGCATTGGAGAATCCAGAAGTTGATGCCACTGTAATCTATTATGGTAGACTAGTTACTGATTCTGATTCTTTGTCTGTGTTATCTGCACCAGTGCTTGGAATCTTTGGAGAATTAGACCAAGGAATTCCACCAAGTGTGGTAAATGAGTTTGAATCTGCACTTGATTCACTGGAAGTGCCAAATGACATCTACATTTATCCAAACGTGGATCATGCATTTGCTAATCCTACAGGTGAGCGATATGCTCCTGAAGAAGCAGACGATGCATGGGATAAGACTTTGGAATTTTTAGAGTCAAATCTCAAATTGTAA
- a CDS encoding Hsp20/alpha crystallin family protein, with protein sequence MWFDDQFEKTFRRLSNRFFTADDVFEGPADRIQTFGPYYYGYQMTIGPDGKPRINEWGNVRPTTAIADSSVREPFVDEILNEKERKLKLTTEMPGIEKSDIKVNVVDNAVSISAEHGDRRYSTTVPLKYEVDENSAKAVYKNGILEVELTLAEEKPKGKMVSVE encoded by the coding sequence ATGTGGTTTGATGACCAATTCGAAAAGACATTTCGAAGATTGTCGAATCGCTTTTTTACCGCCGATGACGTCTTCGAAGGACCAGCAGACCGTATTCAGACATTCGGTCCATATTACTATGGCTATCAGATGACCATTGGTCCTGATGGCAAACCCCGAATTAACGAATGGGGAAACGTTAGACCAACAACTGCAATTGCAGATTCTAGCGTAAGAGAGCCATTTGTTGATGAGATATTAAATGAAAAAGAACGCAAGCTGAAACTCACGACTGAGATGCCGGGAATTGAAAAGTCAGACATCAAGGTCAATGTAGTGGATAATGCGGTCTCAATTTCAGCAGAACACGGAGACAGAAGATACAGCACTACAGTTCCACTAAAGTACGAAGTGGATGAGAATTCTGCAAAAGCAGTTTACAAAAACGGAATTCTTGAAGTAGAACTGACCCTTGCCGAAGAGAAACCAAAAGGCAAGATGGTCTCAGTGGAGTAG
- a CDS encoding thermosome subunit, with translation MTSQPQVILLKEGTTQTKGNDAQKNNIQAAKLISEIVRTSLGPRGMDKMLVDSLGDVTITNDGATILKEIDVQHPAAKIMVETSKATDTEVGDGTTSTVVLAGALLEKAEELIAKNVHPTIVVDGFKKASEKAIQMLKEIGIKVDPQDKKFLKKVATTTLSSKLVSNDADTLADIIVDSVLSVAEKQSDGYKVDIDNIKVEKKGGSSIRNTKLVHGIILDKEVVHGGMPKRVENAKIALINSPLEIEKTEFDAKININSPEQIQNFIDEENRMLKNLVDKVSNSGANIVLCQKGIDDMAQYYLAKAGIMAVRRIKESDMTKLAKATGARVVTNINELSEKDLGHANLVDERQVESDKWVFIEGCKNPKAVTILARGGSQRVVDEVERSIHDALMSVKDVVEYPYVLVGGGAAEAHVANKLREWTNSLDGRPQLAAQRFAEGIETIPLVLAENAGMDPLDTQVQLRARSSKGKASFGIDVINTKVADLESENIFEPLAVKEQVINAATEAACMILRIDDVIAASKSHSSPPPGGPPGMGGMPGMDM, from the coding sequence ATGACATCACAACCACAAGTTATCCTTCTAAAAGAAGGAACAACTCAAACAAAAGGTAATGATGCCCAAAAAAATAACATCCAAGCTGCCAAGCTAATTTCTGAAATAGTTAGAACCAGTCTTGGTCCAAGAGGAATGGACAAGATGCTAGTAGACTCACTTGGAGATGTTACCATTACAAACGATGGTGCAACAATTCTCAAAGAGATTGATGTACAGCATCCTGCCGCAAAGATAATGGTTGAGACAAGTAAAGCAACTGACACCGAAGTCGGTGACGGTACAACTTCAACTGTTGTGTTGGCCGGTGCACTATTAGAAAAAGCAGAAGAACTAATAGCAAAAAATGTACATCCAACTATTGTAGTTGATGGGTTCAAAAAAGCATCTGAGAAAGCAATTCAGATGTTAAAAGAAATTGGCATAAAGGTAGATCCACAAGATAAGAAATTTTTGAAAAAAGTAGCAACAACAACTTTGTCATCAAAGCTAGTATCCAATGATGCAGATACACTTGCAGACATTATAGTTGATTCTGTACTTTCCGTAGCTGAAAAACAAAGTGATGGATACAAAGTAGACATTGACAACATCAAAGTGGAAAAGAAAGGTGGCTCCTCCATCAGAAACACTAAACTTGTTCACGGGATAATTCTTGACAAAGAAGTAGTTCATGGTGGAATGCCAAAAAGAGTTGAAAATGCAAAGATTGCACTCATTAACTCTCCACTAGAGATAGAAAAAACCGAGTTTGATGCAAAGATTAACATCAACTCCCCAGAGCAAATTCAAAACTTTATTGATGAAGAAAATAGAATGCTCAAAAACTTAGTTGACAAGGTTTCTAATTCTGGGGCAAACATAGTCTTGTGTCAAAAAGGAATTGATGATATGGCACAATACTATCTTGCAAAAGCAGGAATTATGGCCGTTAGAAGAATCAAAGAAAGTGACATGACAAAACTTGCAAAAGCAACCGGTGCAAGAGTTGTTACAAACATCAATGAACTTTCAGAAAAAGATCTTGGCCATGCAAATCTTGTTGATGAAAGACAAGTTGAATCAGACAAATGGGTATTCATTGAAGGATGCAAAAATCCAAAAGCTGTGACCATCCTTGCAAGAGGTGGTTCACAAAGAGTAGTCGACGAAGTTGAGCGTTCAATTCACGATGCTCTAATGTCAGTAAAAGACGTCGTAGAATACCCATATGTTCTAGTTGGAGGTGGTGCCGCAGAAGCACATGTTGCAAACAAACTTCGAGAATGGACCAACTCCCTTGATGGACGACCTCAATTGGCAGCACAAAGATTTGCAGAAGGAATCGAGACTATTCCTCTAGTCTTGGCTGAAAATGCAGGAATGGACCCACTTGACACTCAGGTTCAACTGAGAGCAAGAAGTTCCAAAGGAAAGGCTTCGTTTGGTATAGATGTAATCAACACCAAAGTTGCCGATCTTGAATCTGAAAACATCTTTGAGCCCCTAGCCGTAAAAGAACAAGTAATCAATGCGGCTACAGAGGCAGCCTGCATGATTCTGCGAATAGATGATGTTATTGCAGCATCAAAATCCCATAGTTCTCCACCACCGGGAGGACCTCCTGGAATGGGTGGAATGCCAGGAATGGATATGTAA
- a CDS encoding fibronectin type III domain-containing protein: MILNNPVYAQSSAPDPITNLAAVPGNGSVHLVWSAPDNNGSPITSYKVIQWVTGSDTFTTFPNLSNTASVTVTGLKNNVSYSFKVYAINSAGTSLDSNIVSVTPTASAPATDVPDAVTNLQATRGNGKVNLSWTTPNSNGSPIIGYTVTYWQVGTDAFKTKKIDGVATSTQITGLSNGVPYAFRINALNNIGTGPDSNVDSATPSESVTASAPNQVRGLVAVPSNGQVLLSWIEPSDNGSPITSYKVIANEKGSNTFTTYPNLGDSTKVTITGLRNDVTYEFKVVAINAIGQSKDSNKVSASPNTRVPIAITNLKATPGDGMVTLNWSVSSSVLDSISSYRVREYRPGVSTFVTHEILGKATTATIDGLTNGIPYGFRIVAVNSEGIGPDSSTVYATPMPKPDVSKTPSQVLNLKATPGDKQVTLTWNKPFDNGSPITGYNIIQFKTGSNTFTTIPKSDVSTSAVVTGLVNSVSYNFKVSAINANGEGLESTAVSVVPSAPQSNLQLPSWIKNNALLWAEGKISDKEYVQSIEYLINNKIIKIK; encoded by the coding sequence ATGATACTAAATAATCCAGTATACGCTCAATCATCAGCACCGGATCCAATTACAAATCTTGCAGCAGTTCCAGGTAATGGCTCAGTGCATCTTGTATGGTCGGCACCAGATAACAATGGCTCTCCAATTACAAGCTACAAAGTAATTCAATGGGTTACGGGTTCTGATACCTTTACGACATTTCCAAATTTGAGTAATACTGCATCAGTTACTGTAACTGGTTTAAAAAATAATGTATCATACAGCTTTAAAGTTTACGCAATCAACTCTGCAGGTACAAGTCTTGATTCAAATATTGTATCTGTCACCCCTACAGCTTCTGCACCTGCAACTGATGTTCCCGATGCAGTAACAAATCTTCAGGCAACAAGGGGAAATGGTAAAGTCAATTTGTCATGGACCACTCCTAACAGTAATGGCTCGCCAATCATAGGATACACTGTAACATATTGGCAAGTTGGTACCGATGCATTCAAAACTAAAAAAATTGATGGTGTAGCAACATCTACACAAATCACTGGTTTATCAAATGGTGTTCCATATGCTTTTAGAATAAATGCATTAAACAATATTGGAACTGGTCCTGATTCAAACGTTGACTCTGCAACCCCGTCTGAATCTGTAACTGCTTCTGCACCAAACCAAGTAAGGGGTCTTGTTGCTGTGCCAAGTAATGGTCAAGTATTATTGTCATGGATAGAGCCCTCTGATAACGGCTCACCAATTACAAGCTATAAGGTAATAGCCAACGAAAAAGGCTCTAACACATTTACAACTTATCCAAACCTAGGTGATTCTACCAAAGTCACCATTACAGGATTAAGAAACGATGTAACCTATGAATTCAAAGTGGTTGCAATAAATGCAATAGGCCAAAGTAAAGACTCCAATAAGGTATCTGCATCCCCAAATACCCGTGTTCCTATTGCAATAACAAATCTCAAGGCTACTCCTGGGGATGGAATGGTAACTCTAAACTGGTCAGTCTCATCTTCTGTTTTGGATTCTATTAGCAGCTATCGTGTACGTGAATACAGGCCAGGTGTAAGCACTTTTGTCACACATGAGATATTGGGAAAAGCAACTACTGCAACAATTGATGGTCTTACAAATGGAATCCCATATGGATTTAGAATTGTAGCTGTCAACTCTGAAGGAATTGGACCTGATTCTAGTACTGTTTATGCAACACCAATGCCAAAACCTGATGTATCAAAGACACCAAGTCAGGTTTTAAATCTCAAGGCAACCCCTGGAGATAAACAAGTTACTTTAACTTGGAACAAGCCTTTTGATAATGGTTCGCCAATAACTGGTTACAACATTATTCAATTCAAGACTGGATCTAACACATTTACAACAATTCCAAAGTCTGATGTCTCGACAAGTGCCGTTGTAACTGGACTAGTAAACAGTGTAAGTTACAACTTTAAAGTTTCAGCAATTAATGCAAACGGTGAAGGACTAGAATCAACTGCAGTTTCTGTCGTACCATCTGCTCCTCAATCTAATCTGCAATTGCCTTCTTGGATAAAAAATAATGCTTTACTGTGGGCTGAAGGAAAGATTTCTGACAAGGAATACGTTCAATCAATTGAATACTTGATTAACAATAAAATCATCAAGATAAAATAA
- a CDS encoding deoxyribodipyrimidine photo-lyase, with translation MKNFKKTLFLFRRDLRLDDNTALLAACKESDSVLPCFIFDTKILKNFKKSRFRLRFLIESLIDLDAQLKKKRTQLHIFEGTYPQIIQKLLKENDIDAVFVNSDYTKSSKKRDSIVNGICKKTNVKFNSLADLTIQNFEHIRTAQGTPYKVFTQFFRKANLLQVRKPQKFTHKNFISKKSELSLEEISQKHPKTDSPIKGGTYEGRKILKNMSKFKNYGKDRNYPYLDATTHLSAHNKFGTISIREIYHKIADELGKDHTLISELFWRDFFISIMYYYPYTFGSSFRKKYSKIPWSTNKKSFEKWANGMTGFPIVDAGMRELNATGYMHNRVRMIVASFLTKDLHINWKWGERYFAEKLIDYDPSVNVGNWQWAASTGCDSQPWFRIFNPWMQQKKFDPDCKYIKKWIPELEDISEKDIHNWDKSEIKNSYPLPMLDHREESEHTKQVFKKLSN, from the coding sequence ATGAAAAATTTTAAAAAAACACTTTTTCTTTTTAGAAGGGATCTTAGACTGGATGATAATACAGCTCTTTTGGCAGCATGCAAAGAATCAGATTCCGTATTACCATGTTTTATCTTTGATACAAAAATTTTGAAGAACTTTAAAAAATCAAGGTTCAGATTAAGATTTTTGATAGAGTCGTTAATTGATTTAGATGCTCAGTTAAAGAAGAAAAGAACTCAACTGCATATTTTTGAGGGAACATATCCACAGATCATTCAAAAATTACTCAAAGAAAATGACATTGATGCAGTATTTGTGAATTCAGATTATACTAAATCAAGTAAAAAAAGAGACAGCATAGTCAATGGCATTTGCAAGAAAACAAATGTCAAGTTTAATTCCTTAGCTGATTTGACAATACAGAATTTTGAACATATTAGAACTGCACAAGGAACGCCCTACAAAGTTTTTACTCAGTTTTTTAGAAAAGCAAATTTACTCCAAGTAAGAAAGCCTCAAAAATTCACACATAAGAATTTCATTTCCAAAAAGTCAGAATTATCATTGGAAGAAATTTCACAAAAGCATCCTAAGACAGATTCTCCTATAAAGGGCGGAACATATGAAGGAAGAAAAATTCTAAAAAACATGTCAAAATTCAAAAATTATGGTAAAGATAGAAACTATCCGTATCTGGATGCCACAACACACCTATCTGCTCATAACAAATTTGGAACAATTTCCATAAGGGAGATTTATCATAAAATTGCAGATGAGTTAGGAAAGGATCATACATTAATCAGTGAGTTATTCTGGAGGGATTTTTTCATTAGTATAATGTATTATTATCCTTACACATTTGGCTCATCATTTAGGAAAAAGTATTCAAAAATTCCATGGAGTACCAATAAGAAGAGTTTTGAAAAATGGGCTAATGGTATGACTGGGTTTCCAATTGTTGATGCAGGAATGAGAGAGTTGAATGCAACTGGATACATGCACAATCGAGTTAGAATGATTGTTGCGTCATTTTTAACAAAGGATCTTCACATTAATTGGAAGTGGGGGGAAAGATACTTTGCAGAAAAGCTCATCGATTACGACCCATCAGTAAATGTTGGAAATTGGCAATGGGCAGCGTCAACCGGATGTGATTCCCAACCATGGTTTCGAATTTTCAATCCATGGATGCAACAAAAAAAATTCGATCCAGATTGCAAGTACATCAAAAAATGGATTCCAGAACTTGAGGATATTTCTGAAAAAGACATTCATAATTGGGACAAATCAGAGATAAAAAATTCATATCCATTACCGATGCTTGATCATAGAGAAGAATCAGAACATACAAAACAAGTATTCAAAAAACTTTCCAATTAA